The Snodgrassella alvi wkB2 genome window below encodes:
- the lgt gene encoding prolipoprotein diacylglyceryl transferase gives MMIHPNFDPVLIHLGPLAIRWYALSYIVGFCLFIWLGSRRIKSGQTIFTNELLEDLFTWGVFGVILGGRLGYVLFYQSAYYFNHPLDILKIWQGGMSFHGGFIGVLVAMWLFSRKHKVKFWAVADFVAPLIPLGLACGRIGNFINGELWGRVTSADAFWAMGFPHAHDDDVALVMQDPQKWLPVWEKFQMLPRHPSQLYEFMLEGIVLFVIMWLFTKKPRPLGQASMLFLLGYGVFRFIVEFAREPDDYLGLLAMHMSMGQWLSLPMIVIGAVGFAYTYKKAA, from the coding sequence ATGATGATCCATCCGAATTTTGATCCAGTATTGATACATCTGGGTCCTCTGGCCATTCGCTGGTACGCATTAAGTTATATTGTTGGTTTTTGTTTGTTTATCTGGCTGGGAAGCAGACGGATTAAAAGCGGGCAGACCATATTTACCAATGAATTGCTGGAAGATTTATTTACCTGGGGTGTATTCGGCGTGATACTGGGCGGGCGTCTGGGCTATGTGTTGTTTTATCAGTCTGCGTACTATTTTAATCATCCGCTGGATATTCTGAAAATCTGGCAGGGTGGTATGTCGTTTCATGGCGGCTTTATCGGAGTGCTGGTCGCCATGTGGCTGTTTTCCCGCAAACACAAGGTTAAATTCTGGGCGGTAGCCGATTTTGTGGCGCCGCTGATACCACTCGGACTGGCATGCGGCCGTATCGGTAATTTTATTAACGGCGAGCTGTGGGGGCGTGTTACCAGTGCTGATGCTTTCTGGGCAATGGGTTTTCCGCACGCGCATGATGATGATGTTGCGCTGGTGATGCAGGATCCGCAAAAATGGCTGCCGGTATGGGAAAAATTTCAGATGCTACCGCGCCATCCTTCACAGCTGTATGAATTTATGCTTGAAGGAATTGTGCTGTTTGTGATTATGTGGCTGTTTACCAAAAAACCTCGTCCGCTGGGGCAGGCATCTATGCTGTTTTTACTAGGCTACGGTGTATTTAGGTTTATTGTTGAGTTTGCGCGTGAACCTGATGACTATCTGGGTTTGCTGGCGATGCATATGTCTATGGGGCAATGGCTCAGTCTGCCGATGATTGTGATTGGCGCAGTCGGATTCGCTTATACTTATAAAAAAGCAGCTTAA
- the hmpA gene encoding NO-inducible flavohemoprotein: MQLTTRQIELVQSTIPTLKEHGVELTRYFYNRMLTNNPDLKEIFNLGNQRNDAQPHALASAVLAYAQNITKLQNLGDAVSQIAHRHVSLDIQPDQYPIVGTNLLHSISEVLNVPMESELIEAWTAAYQQLADILITTEANLYKKQDQTEGGWNGWKKFKIVDKQIESSEITSFYLQPADNSPLPEYKPGQYISVRVMVPQLGIRQPRQYSLSDSNHPNYFRISVKKEIGDKQHAEGYVSTTLHEHYQIGDELEVTNPTGTFILHHPHKNTVLISAGVGITPMIAILNTLAAEENPHQQISFIHACRNSNVLAMHQHITELQQSMPNLRSYLACENPGKELAADKIGRLNLSELDSSLLPADADYYICGPIEFMHAQYQALRDLQIPQNQIFMELFGTGGFSQLAA, from the coding sequence ATGCAACTTACTACCAGACAAATCGAACTGGTTCAGTCTACTATTCCAACCCTAAAGGAACACGGTGTTGAACTAACCCGCTACTTTTACAACAGGATGCTCACTAATAACCCCGACCTAAAAGAAATATTTAACCTTGGCAACCAGCGCAATGATGCGCAACCACATGCACTGGCCAGTGCAGTATTGGCTTATGCTCAAAACATTACCAAATTACAGAACCTCGGCGATGCAGTTAGTCAGATCGCTCACCGGCATGTCAGTCTGGATATTCAGCCGGATCAGTATCCAATTGTTGGTACCAATCTGCTGCACTCCATCAGTGAGGTATTGAACGTCCCCATGGAAAGCGAACTGATAGAAGCATGGACTGCCGCTTATCAGCAACTGGCCGACATTCTTATTACCACAGAAGCAAATCTATATAAGAAACAAGATCAAACTGAAGGCGGCTGGAATGGCTGGAAAAAATTTAAAATAGTTGATAAGCAGATTGAAAGCAGCGAGATTACCTCTTTTTATCTGCAACCGGCAGACAACAGCCCGCTGCCGGAGTATAAGCCCGGTCAGTATATTTCCGTTCGGGTTATGGTACCTCAGCTAGGCATCCGGCAACCGCGTCAGTACTCACTTTCCGACAGCAATCACCCGAACTATTTCCGCATCAGCGTCAAAAAAGAAATTGGTGACAAACAACATGCTGAAGGTTATGTGTCTACAACTCTGCATGAGCATTACCAAATCGGTGATGAACTGGAAGTAACCAACCCAACAGGTACTTTTATACTCCACCATCCGCATAAAAATACTGTTCTAATTAGCGCAGGTGTTGGTATCACACCCATGATTGCTATTCTGAATACCCTTGCCGCAGAAGAAAATCCGCATCAGCAAATCAGTTTTATTCATGCCTGCCGCAACAGTAATGTACTGGCAATGCACCAGCATATCACCGAATTGCAGCAAAGCATGCCTAACCTGCGCAGCTATCTGGCCTGTGAAAACCCGGGTAAAGAATTAGCGGCTGATAAAATTGGTCGTCTGAATTTATCCGAGCTGGACAGCTCACTACTGCCTGCTGATGCAGACTATTATATTTGCGGCCCGATAGAATTTATGCATGCACAATATCAGGCTCTGCGTGATTTACAAATACCACAAAACCAGATTTTCATGGAATTGTTCGGTACAGGCGGATTCAGCCAGCTGGCAGCATAA
- a CDS encoding RrF2 family transcriptional regulator: protein MQLNRFTDLGLRVLLALQYLPENRLSTVESLARQLSVSKNHLVKIVYFMAQSGWIDSFKGRKGGIKLAESSYQLKLGDIVQALELASSETPHLINCRQPPCSMAEFCYLPQLFSEAQQAFYHSLNRYTLSQLNAPADNQAIIKWLEQPE from the coding sequence ATGCAATTAAACCGTTTTACCGATTTAGGCCTACGCGTATTATTAGCTTTACAATACCTGCCTGAGAACAGACTTTCTACCGTAGAAAGTCTGGCCAGACAGCTCAGCGTATCTAAAAATCATCTGGTAAAAATTGTATATTTCATGGCACAGAGCGGCTGGATTGATTCCTTTAAGGGCAGAAAAGGCGGTATAAAACTGGCTGAATCCAGCTATCAGCTCAAACTGGGTGATATTGTTCAGGCACTGGAGCTGGCCTCATCAGAGACTCCTCATTTAATCAACTGCCGGCAACCCCCATGCTCAATGGCAGAGTTTTGCTATCTTCCCCAACTATTCAGCGAAGCGCAGCAAGCCTTTTATCATTCCCTGAACCGCTATACCCTCAGTCAGCTCAATGCTCCGGCTGATAATCAGGCAATTATCAAATGGCTGGAGCAGCCAGAATAA
- a CDS encoding LD-carboxypeptidase encodes MDTQQNSRRNFLRAGAAFAGAGLLQACRSNPKPDVKTASTPKVPVQTNNNLNTMRIFACSGFGESVSRSELAAQRLAIAGFAVSNQQAFMRRYQRFSGSDAERAADLQDVAIGRVPVPKVLMGLRGGYGAMRILPLVNWSSLGARMREQGTLLYGYSDVTAVQLALLAQGKMCSFAGPMLYSEFGKPQMSLFTTRSFIENSCNPKMSVTVADMQNYQIRAEGILWGGNLSVLSALAGSQFMPQVNGGILFIEDVGEQPYRIERMLQTLYLSGVLARQQAIILGNFRMGSIRDVYDSSYTLNSVIQTMARLTKVPVLTGFPFGHITDKVTFPLGAKASLYSTSNGGYQIDFSDYPVLNPSVLALNTLLPQPPAVEGLLNGSAAPANDSTSETEDTM; translated from the coding sequence ATGGATACTCAACAAAATAGCCGTCGTAATTTTCTGCGTGCCGGCGCTGCTTTTGCAGGTGCCGGTCTGTTGCAGGCTTGTCGCAGCAATCCGAAGCCTGACGTCAAAACAGCATCAACACCTAAAGTACCTGTGCAAACCAATAATAATCTTAATACTATGCGTATTTTTGCCTGTTCCGGATTTGGTGAAAGTGTCAGCCGGAGTGAGCTGGCAGCCCAGCGTCTGGCTATAGCCGGTTTTGCCGTGAGTAATCAGCAGGCGTTTATGCGTCGCTATCAGCGTTTTTCCGGCAGTGATGCTGAGCGCGCTGCAGATTTGCAGGATGTTGCTATCGGCCGGGTACCTGTACCGAAGGTGCTGATGGGGCTGCGTGGTGGATACGGGGCGATGCGTATTCTGCCTCTGGTTAACTGGTCTTCTCTGGGTGCAAGAATGCGTGAGCAGGGCACTTTACTGTATGGCTACAGTGATGTTACCGCTGTGCAACTGGCATTGCTGGCTCAGGGGAAAATGTGCAGCTTTGCCGGACCAATGCTGTATAGCGAGTTTGGCAAACCACAGATGAGTTTATTTACCACCCGTTCTTTTATTGAGAACAGCTGTAATCCGAAAATGTCGGTTACAGTTGCCGATATGCAGAATTATCAGATACGGGCTGAGGGTATTTTGTGGGGAGGCAATCTGAGTGTGTTATCTGCGCTCGCCGGCTCTCAATTTATGCCACAGGTGAATGGCGGTATTTTGTTTATTGAAGATGTGGGTGAACAGCCATACCGGATAGAACGCATGCTTCAGACGTTGTATCTGAGCGGAGTACTTGCACGACAGCAGGCAATTATTCTGGGTAATTTCCGTATGGGCTCGATTCGTGATGTCTATGATAGTAGTTATACTTTGAATTCTGTGATTCAGACGATGGCAAGGCTGACAAAGGTTCCGGTACTAACCGGATTTCCTTTTGGGCATATTACTGATAAGGTTACCTTTCCTCTGGGCGCCAAAGCAAGTTTGTATTCTACCAGTAATGGTGGTTATCAGATTGATTTCAGTGATTATCCGGTTTTGAATCCTTCTGTACTGGCTTTAAATACGCTGCTTCCGCAACCGCCTGCCGTTGAGGGTTTACTTAACGGATCTGCTGCGCCTGCTAATGATTCTACATCTGAAACCGAAGATACAATGTGA